One stretch of Punica granatum isolate Tunisia-2019 chromosome 5, ASM765513v2, whole genome shotgun sequence DNA includes these proteins:
- the LOC116206912 gene encoding acetylserotonin O-methyltransferase-like, producing the protein MGKGEGSTKADNKKELEEANAVMQAWKYALGFTELAVLKCAIELGVADEIETQGGAATLSQLSAALNCSYTSLYRIMRFLVHNRVFKAKAAATQEATTYLQTALSRRLLKGGEKSMASLILFESTPIMLAPWHGLSAWVSSNKAAPPPFEAAHGQDIWAYTAQNPEHSRLLDEAMACDARLAAAAVIGSCPEVFEGIEVMVDVGGGNGTFVGMMVKVLPQIKGINFDLPHVVSIGPHWNGVEHAGGNMFESIPKADATFLLKVLHDWSDSECIQILKKCKEAIAEDNNDDSISDGKQIKKKRKKVVIVEAVIDDDYDDEEQDEQGSQLQSWTGVRLGLDMVMMAHTNGGKERTRTEWAHVLNEAGFSSFSIKPTSAVQSIIEAFP; encoded by the exons ATGGGGAAGGGAGAGGGATCAACGAAAGCTGATAACAAAAAAGAGCTAGAAGAAGCGAATGCAGTGATGCAAGCCTGGAAGTATGCGTTAGGGTTCACAGAGTTAGCGGTGCTAAAGTGTGCGATCGAGCTCGGTGTGGCCGATGAGATTGAGACCCAAGGTGGCGCTGCCACTCTATCTCAGCTCTCTGCTGCCCTCAACTGCTCCTACACTTCACTCTACCGAATCATGAGGTTTCTTGTCCACAACCGGGTTTTCAAGGCAAAGGCAGCAGCCACCCAAGAGGCCACCACTTATTTGCAAACGGCGCTCTCCCGGCGCCTCCTCAAGGGAGGTGAGAAGAGCATGGCCAGCTTGATTTTGTTTGAGAGCACCCCG ATCATGCTGGCTCCTTGGCATGGTCTGAGCGCTTGGGTCTCATCCAACAAGGCGGCTCCACCACCCTTCGAGGCAGCTCATGGCCAGGACATATGGGCCTACACGGCCCAGAATCCCGAACACAGTAGGCTCCTGGACGAGGCCATGGCCTGCGATGCGAGgctagcagcagcagcagtcATTGGCAGCTGCCCAGAGGTGTTTGAAGGGATTGAAGTGATGGTCGATGTAGGGGGAGGCAATGGGACATTCGTGGGGATGATGGTGAAGGTCTTACCGCAGATCAAAGGCATCAACTTCGATCTGCCTCATGTCGTCTCCATTGGCCCACACTGGAATGGGGTGGAGCACGCCGGAGGAAACATGTTTGAGAGCATCCCCAAGGCCGATGCCACTTTCCTATTG AAGGTACTCCATGATTGGTCCGATAGCGAGTGCATCcaaatattaaagaaatgcAAAGAAGCCATTGCTGAAGATAACAATGATGACAGCATCTCCGACGGGAAACAGattaagaagaagaggaagaaggtgGTAATTGTCGAAGCTGTGATTGATGATGATTATGATGATGAGGAGCAAGATGAACAAGGCAGTCAGTTGCAGAGCTGGACTGGGGTGAGGTTGGGACTTGACATGGTGATGATGGCCCACACCAATGGAGGCAAAGAAAGGACCCGCACAGAGTGGGCCCATGTCCTCAATGAAGCTGGATTCTCTAGTTTCTCCATCAAGCCCACCTCTGCTGTCCAATCCATTATTGAAGCCTTTCCTTGA
- the LOC116207076 gene encoding ankyrin repeat-containing protein BDA1-like — translation MDMRLADAARTGNIEHLHSLGKNDPLILNRAAVEGGQTPLHVAALADQVEFTREILKVRPKLAEEMNPDGLTPWHIASANGNLEMVRELLNLSPQLCLSKGKERRIPLHYAALKGRTEVLKELLSACLESIKEVTALCETALHLAVKSSHFEVFTLLVEELKNTNRVNFLNRKDAQGNTILYLAVSARQYEVVDFILNGSIVNAELVEVNAVNKMGLTAFNALSVFPSEAGDKEIGDILILAGATTMRIATELPEARATSDPASKICPQTGTGLWGLQILTLKLRGILKHDRNNWNEYFKFKKDRDSPDSVRSALLVVAALITATTYQAVLQPPGGLWQDNSGPLNSTTNSTTSNGIFTQSHKAGQAVMANINPISYIFFLFCNSIGFFAAIQMIWILTARLPLQLELRIAGVL, via the exons ATGGATATGAGGTTAGCCGATGCCGCTCGTACAGGAAACATCGAGCACTTGCACTCCCTTGGTAAAAATGATCCCCTGATACTCAACAGAGCAGCTGTAGAAGGCGGACAAACTCCTTTACACGTTGCCGCTCTAGCAGATCAAGTTGAATTCACACGCGAGATCTTAAAGGTGAGGCCCAAGTTAGCTGAAGAGATGAACCCAGATGGCCTCACCCCGTGGCACATAGCATCGGCCAACGGGAACCTTGAAATGGTAAGGGAGCTGCTGAACCTGAGTCCTCAGTTGTGCCTTTCGAAGGGCAAGGAGAGAAGGATTCCTCTGCACTATGCAGCTCTGAAAGGGAGAACCGAGGTCTTGAAAGAGCTGCTCTCGGCTTGTCTGGAGTCGATCAAGGAAGTCACTGCTCTATGCGAGACTGCACTCCACCTTGCGGTGAAGAGCAGTCACTTTGAGGTTTTCACTTTGCTAGTAGAAGAGCTGAAGAATACTAACAGAGTAAACTTTCTGAATCGGAAGGATGCGCAGGGCAATACCATTTTGTACCTTGCAGTTTCTGCAAGGCAGTACGAG GTAGTAGACTTCATTCTGAATGGGAGCATAGTGAACGCGGAGCTGGTGGAAGTGAACGCAGTGAACAAAATGGGTCTAACAGCTTTCAATGCCCTATCGGTTTTCCCAAGTGAAGCAGGAGACAAGGAAATCGGTGACATCCTCATTCTCGCTGGAGCTACGACCATGCGGATAGCCACTGAATTACCAGAGGCTCGGGCGACCTCTGACCCAGCATCAAAGATTTGCCCACAAACTGGAACCGGTCTGTGGGGGCTACAGATATTAACCCTCAAGCTCAGAGGGATACTCAAGCACGACAGGAACAATTGGAATgaatatttcaaattcaaGAAAGACCGGGACTCGCCAGACAGCGTGAGGAGCGCCCTTCTGGTGGTGGCTGCCCTCATCACGGCCACCACCTATCAAGCTGTGCTTCAGCCCCCAGGAGGGTTATGGCAGGACAACTCGGGGCCTCTTAACAGCACAACAAACAGCACCACATCAAACGGGATTTTCACCCAATCACATAAGGCTGGACAGGCAGTTATGGCCAACATCAATCCTATTTCATacatcttcttcttgttctgcAACTCGATCGGGTTCTTTGCAGCTATTCAGATGATCTGGATTCTCACGGCCAGGCTTCCTCTGCAGTTGGAGCTGAGGATTGCAGGTGTGCTCTAG